A genomic stretch from Rhineura floridana isolate rRhiFlo1 chromosome 18, rRhiFlo1.hap2, whole genome shotgun sequence includes:
- the TMEM240 gene encoding transmembrane protein 240 — MLGRWGAQEPLGLQIGLKTLYLTISDLYRKTWHPFFSFFLLGKWVGGGLGGSDTAAVHFQSMSMNANTMIFMILGASIVMAIACLMDMNALLDRFHNYILPHLRGEDRVCHCNCGRHHVHYVIPYDGDQSVVDSSENYFVTDNVTKQEIDLMLGLLLGFCISWFLVWMDGVLHYAVRAWRTSRRYENSWSWIPKFCNFREFRKRHHRQYDESTGNMVHIKQKLYHNGHPSPRHL, encoded by the exons ATGCTTGGAAGGTGGGGGGCCCAGGAGCCTCTAGGACTGCAGATTGGTTTGAAGACCTTGTATCTGACCATCTCTGACCTCTACAGGAAAACCTGGCATcccttcttctctttttttcttttgggcaAGTGGGTGGGGGGTGGGCTGGGGGGGAGTGACACGGCAGCTGTCCATTTCCAGTCGATGTCCATGAATGCAAACACAATGATATTTATGATCCTGGGGGCCTCTATTGTTATG gcaaTTGCGTGCTTGATGGATATGAATGCACTCTTGGACCGATTTCACAATTACATCTTACCGCATTTGAGAGGCGAAGATCGAGTTTGCCACTGCAACTGTGGAAG gcaTCATGTCCATTACGTCATCCCGTACGACGGAGACCAATCCGTGGTGGATTCTTCCGAGAACTACTTTGTGACTGACAATGTCACCAAGCAGGAAATTGATCTGATGCTGGGACTCTTACTGGGCTTCTGCATAAGCTGGTTTCTGGTCTGGATGGACGGGGTGCTCCATTATGCCGTACGAGCGTGGAGGACAAGCCGACGGTATG AAAACTCTTGGTCCTGGATTCCAAAATTTTGTAACTTCAGGGAGTTCAGGAAACGTCATCACCGGCAGTACGACGAGTCTACTGGAAACATGGTCCACATCAAACAGAAGCTGTACCATAACGGGCACCCCAGCCCCAGACACCTCTGA